The Brassica oleracea var. oleracea cultivar TO1000 chromosome C6, BOL, whole genome shotgun sequence genomic interval GCCGGGTACTCAGCAGATCCAGCCACGACGGTTCGGAAACAGTTGTTCGACACCTATCGAACAGCCGGCGACGAGACCACGGCCAATACAAACGCCGTCCAGGCTCAAACGTCCGGCGGTATAGATCTCGTAACTGTCCAGGAACTCGCTGAGATTAACCAGTCGTTCCTGGACATGAAAGACATGATGCTCAAAGGACCCACCTCGGCGCCGTTAATCGAACGTGTCCTCGCCGAAACCCTAAAAACTCTGTTCTCCCGGCGAATCACCGACGTACGGTACCGACCAGCAGAGAAAATCCGCCTTCCGACCTTCGCCGGAAAGGCAGACCCCACTGACCATATCACCGCTTTCAATATCGCGATGGGTCTAACTAACTTTTCCAATGAGAAAAACGACGCTGGCTATTGTCGGCTCTTCATCGAGAGTCTTCAAGGACCTGCCCTCGGGTGGTTCACTGGATTGGAACGAGATTCCATCAACGATTTTCACGACCTGTCGGCCGCTTTCCTCAAGCAGTACATCATGTTCACGAGACAAGGAGAGACCCTATCCAACCTGTGGACTCTATCTCAGGGAGCAAACCAGAGCCTCCGCGACTACATAGAAAAGTTCAAAGCTGTCGCAAGAAGTTCAAAGCTGTTGCTTCAAAGGTGCATGTCCCCGAAAGCATCGCCGTTGAAGCGCTGATGAACACCCTCTACTTCAAGTCCCTGTTTTGCGAGGATCTCTACAAAAACCCCACCAAGTCGCTTCAGGATGCTATCGCCAGATCGAACAACTTCATCCGAATGGAAAAAGACACAGCAGCGATACTCAAGAAAATGAATGCGACCCCTAAACCGACAGCTCCAAAAGCTCCTGAGGCACGCCAAGAGCCTCGACAGCACACCACATGCAACAAATCCAACCAGCAGAATAATTTAGTCTATGTCGTCAAAAATAAAAACCCCTCGGGATCGACTGTCGTCGTGCGCGAGAAGGGTTGGAACGTCTAGGAAAACGACGAGAAGTCGCAACCCCATCGGCGCCTTCAACTTCGAATCCTGGCACGACCGAGCAGAACCTATGGTGCAGCTACCATAAGTCCAAAGCGCACGATACGAGAAATTGCAGGCAAAAAAAAAACCCCCCCCTCGGGATCGACTGTCGTCGTGCGCGAGAAGGGTTGGAACGTCTAGGAAAACGACGAGAAGTCGCCGACAGCTCCAAAAGCTCCTGAGGCACGCCAAGAGCCTCGACAGCACGCCACATGCAACAAATCCAACCAGCAGAAAAACTTCGTCTATGTCGTCGAAGATAAAAACCCCTCGGGATCGACTGTCGTCGTGCGCGAGAAGGGTTGGAACGTCTGGGAAAATGACGAGAAGTCGCAAACCCCAGCGGCGCCTTCAACTTCGAATCCTGGCATGATCGAGCAAAACCTATGGTGCAGCTACCATAAGTCCAAAGCGCACGATACGAGAAATTGCAGGCATCTAGTTGATGCCCTCTTCTCATCCTACGAAAACGGAACAGCAAACGTTGAGCTTCCCAAGCCTAGGCCAAACAACACCAAGAGATGGAGCAAGAACAAAGAAAAGAAAGCTCAGAAGAATCAAGACAAGGCCGGAGCCCGACCCAGACGCGCCGAAGATGACAAGCCAGAAGAGCAAGACGAAGACGAGGGCGAAGCACAAGTCGAAGAAGAGCAACCTCGTAATCATCGACGTGTCCAAGTCATCCTCGCACGACCGAGTTCCTCCTCAGACGAGGAAGAGGACAACAAAGTCCGTGACTCGCACGAACACTCCGGTAAGCGGCCAAGCAAGAACAGCAGACCGGAGGGGTCGTATGATTTGAGAAGCAAGCTTAGGTGAAAGTCGCAGACAATCGACTGCGTGCACAACTCTAAAGATGATCTTCGCTCAGTCATCTAAGAGTCCAGAGCCAAAAGAGTCGAAGAATCCAGTATCTGACCCTACCTAAAGCCCCGAGTCGTCGATCTCTGCGATAAGCTCAACTCGAAATCTGAAGACCTCAGGATCAAGCTCAATCGACCCAAACGTTCAGACTTACGAAGAAAGCTGGAAGAAACGAAAGCCAAGACCGGCGACAAACACGAGCCTATCGTCGAGGACTTATCCAGCGATTTGAAGGTCCAATTACAGAGCAAACGAGTCGAGCGCGGTCCTTTCTTAAATGTGATTATGGGAGGCTTGCCTCCTTGTGGCGACTCGGTCTGGTCGGTCAAAGATCATCGACGACAGGCAGTAACCTCGAAGGAATGGCCATCGAAACCCGAGAATGACCCCCATATCACTTTCTCACCTGACGATCCCATCGGTGTCCACCTACCTCATAACGACCCTCTACTCGTCGAAGTAGGAATCGCAAAGTACGACGTCGCCAAAGTCCTGATCGATACTGGCAGTTCAGTCGATCTGATCTTTCGAGATACACTCGATAAGATGGGAGTCGACCTGTGCGATATGAATCCGTCGTCTCGCTCCCTCACAGGATTCAACGGGGATTCCGAAACAATGATCGGGACAATCAAACTCCCAGTCTACGCATGTGGGGTAACGCGCACAGTCAAGTTCTCCGTCATCCGAACGAAGTCTTCATATAACGCGATCCTCGGGACCCCTTGGTTGCATTCGATAAAGGCAATATCATCGACCTATCATCAATGCGGGAAATTCCCAGGACCAAACGGTCAGCTGCAAACACTTCGAGGGTACCAGAAGGCCGCACGCGACTTACTGATTGCAACGGTGAAGATGCAACAATCGACTCCTTGCATCAACGCGATATCAAAACATATTCAGCCGCAAAAGGACGAGATTCTAGAAGTCACACTTGACGACTCTGACCAAAGCAAAGTAGTTCGAGTCGGCGCATTCCTCTCCGAAGAAATGCAACGCGCGATCATCGACTTCCTGAAGCAAAACGCATCGACCTTCGCTTGGACGACCGCAGACATGAAGAGAATAGATCCCGCGATAACGTCCCACGAGTTAAATGTCGATCTAACCATCAAGCCCATTCGCCAGAAAAGACGCAAGCTTGGCCCCGAACGAAGCAAGGCCGTCAACGAGGAAGTAGAACGACTGCTCGCAGCCAGTTCGATCGCAGAGATATGATATCCAGAATGGTTAGCTAACCTGGTTGTCGTCAAGAAGAAAAACGGGAAATGGCGCGTCTGCGTCGATTTTACCGACCTAAACAAGGCATGCCCCAAAGACAGTTACCCGCTTCCGTATATCGATCGACTGGTTGAGTCGACTGCTGGAAAACGAGCTCCTGACTTTCATGGACACCTTCTCAGGATACAATCAGATCATGATGCATCCAGATGATCGAGAGAAGACAGCATTCATCACTGATAGGGGGACCTACTGCTGCAAAGTAATGTCGTTCGGGGTAAAAGAAGCCGGCGCGACTTACCAATGACTCGTCAATCGAATGTTCACCGATAAATTGGGGAACACGATGGAGGTTAACATCGACGACATGCTGGTTAAGTCACTCCGCGCACTCGACCACCTGAACCATCTGAAAGAGTGCTTCAAGACACTGAACGAGTACGGGATGAAACTCAACCCGGCAAAATGCACCTTCGGCGTTACTTTAGGAGAATTTTTGGGCTACATCGTCACCCAACGAGGAATCGAAGCAAATCCTAAGCAGATCACCGCAATACTCGACCTTCCCAGCCCGAAGAATAGCCGAGAAGTCCAGTGACTGATGGGGAGAATCGCAGCGTTAAACCGCTTCATCTCAAGATCTACGGACAAATGCCTCCTCTTTTACGAGCTATTGCGCGGGAACAAGCGTTTCGTATGGGACGAAAAATGCGAAGAAACATTCGGACAGCTCAAGCAATATCTAACGACTCCTCCCGTGCTATCCAAACCAGAAGCCGGTGATATACTCTCTCTGTATATCGCAGTGTCCTCTACCGCGGTCAGCAGCGTCCTTATCTGAGAAGATCGAGGCGAGCAGAAACCCATCTTTTACCGAAGCAAACGAATGACCGACCCAGAGACTCGATACCCCACCCTTGAGAAAATGGCTCTTGCCGTTATCACGTCAGCAAGAAAGCTACGTCCTTACTTCCAACCGTACACGATCGAAGTACTGACGAATTAGCCCCTCCGCACCGTAATGCAAAATTCCAATCAGTCCGGACGGCTACCAAAGTGGGCTATCGAGCTCAGTGAGTACGACATCGTGTTCAAAAACTGATCGGCTGAAAAATCTCAAGTCCTTGCCGATTTCCTAATCGAACTCGCGCCTGAGCTAGAACAAGACCTGATCCTTCCAAGTCAAAACTGGATACTCCATGTCGACGGATCGTCAATAAACAAAGGATCGGGAGCAGGAGTCCAATTGCAATCAACGACAGGAGAGTTAATCAGACAGTCGTTCAGTTTCGGCTTCACCGCTTCGAACAACAAAGCGGAATACGAGTCATTGATCGCATGACTGCGACTCGCTAAGGTGGTCAAAGCAAAGCGGCTCAGTGCATACTGTGACTTGCAACTCGTTACCAGTCAGTTTAGTGGCTACTACGATGCCCGCAACGAACGAATGGAAGCGTACCTTAAAGTCGTTCAAGCACTCTCTAAGGACTTTGAATTCTTTGAAATCCCCAAAGTCCCCAGAGGTGAGAACGTGTACGCCGACGCTCTCGCTGCCTTGGGCAGCAGGCTGTGCGATCAAGTGAAATGAACCGTTACCATCCACAAGATCGACAAACCGAGCATCAAGCTCCCACCTAGCGAAACGACCATTGTAGCGCCCATAACCGAAGCCGTCCCCATGGATGAAGACCCCGCAGCGGATCAAACCGAAGCCGCCGACTGGAGGACAGAATTCATCGACCATCTTGTCGATGGAAAACTACCTCCCGAGAAATGGATCGCGAGACGACTCAAAACACGGAGTGCCCACTACGTCGTCATAGATGGAGAACGCCATTGATGGACCACGACCAAAGTACTCTTGAAGTGCATCCACGACGAGGAAACGCACCTTGTCATGGCCGAAACACATGAAGGCGCCGCAGGGAATCACTCTGGAGGACGAGCACTCGCCCTGAAAGTCAAAAGCCTAGGCTTTTACTGGCCGACAATGAACGCAGACTGCAAAGCATACGCTCAACGATGCGACCAATGCCAGCGACACACTTCGACAATTCATTCCCCGACAGAGTTACTACGAACGATGACAGCGCCATACCCTTTCATGCGGTGGGGGATGGACATAATCGGGCCTATGCCGAGCTCTCGACAGAAGCGCTTCGTCCTAGTCTTAACCGATTACTTCACAAATTGGATCGAGGCGGAAGCTTTTGCCAACGTAACAGAAAAAGAAGTCCAACGCTTCGTCTGGAAAAACATCATTTGTCGCCACGGCCTGCCTTACGAAATAGTGACTGACAACGGTTCTCAGTTCATATCAAACAAGTTTCAAGAATTCTGCGAAAGGTGGAGGATCCGACTCAACACATCAAGCCCGCGATACCCGCAGAGCAACGGTCAAGCCGAGGCATCCAACAAGATCATAATCGCCGGATTGAAGAAATGCCTCGACTTGAAAAAGGGATGCTGGGCCGATGAACTCGACGGTGTTCTCTAGTCGCATTGGACGACTCCTCGAGGAGCGACGAAATCGCCTCCTTTCTCAATGGCCCACGGAGTCGAAGCTATGGCTCCCGCCGAAGTGAACATAACCAGCCTACATCGATCAAAAATGCCATAGAACGTCGAGCTTAACAGTGACATGCTGCTCGACGCTTAGGACGCTATCGAAGAACGACGCGAACAAGCGTTGCTCCGCATCCAGAATTATTAGCATCAGATCGAGAACTACTACAACAAGAAGGTCAGGTCTCGACCTCTCGAGTTGGGCGACATAGTACTCCGCAAAGTGTTCGAAAACACTAAGGAACTGAACGCAGGAAAGCTTGGGACTAACTGGGAAGGACCATACAAAATCGTCCAAGTCATCAAACTGGGTGTCTACCGACTCGAGACGTCGACCGGCGAACCAGTTCCCAGAGCATGGAACTCCATGCAACTCCGAAGATATTACTCTTGAGAGGATATCGAACAGTCGAGAAACCGAACTCACTGTCAGTTTTACTAGCATCAAAATCAACGGGTGAATGACATTCAGCCACTTTCACCCGCAAAAAAAAAAAAAAAAAAAAAAGAGTGAATGCGCACCCACTGCCACTTTCGCTCACCAAAAAGGAACTACGAATGGCTTGATCCTCTCCCGGAGGTACGTAGGCAGCCTTAACCGGTCCAACTATAACAAAAAAAAACAAAACAAATCTTCTCAACGACAGGGAGTACGAAATTGTTTTTGCGATGCTTACGCACGAGCATGACTCCGTCGCTCGAACTAACGTACTAGCACTCGCACCCACTAGCGAGCATGTCCTGATCAGACACGTGCTCGGGGGATTTTCGGTCATGTCACGGCTTCAGCCGATACGATCGAGATGATAGCTTTCAACCGTCTTATAATCCTTTAAAGTCGTATTTGCCCAACCGAGTACTCTAGGATTACTTTAAGATCGACTGAGAACCGTTTTCGCTAAAAAAACAGACGATTTTCTTCGAAGTCTAAAGTTTAAATGTTTCGATGACTCGAACTATCGGCACAGAGCATCTAAACTCGATAAACCGTCTGATCAATCTTCAGGTTTACTTCAAGATACCGACCATATTGCCAGATAAAAATCGTTAAAATCTAAAGTCCGAAACAAAATTCGGTGCTCATCGAAAAGCCCTTGGCAGTCCCGAGTCTAAGAGACCTCGTCTCACAGCTAAGGCGAACTCCGTTTGAAAAACTTCTAAGTCCAAAAACAATCACAAGGCTTACTGAAGGTTCAAACGGAAATCAAAGCCACAAAATAAAACCAAAGGGGTTCAAAGTTACAACAACGAAAGCCTCACAGGGCTAAAAACGGAAATTTTAAGAGAAACAACAACAAATAAGATCAGTCTTCAGCACGATCAAGGTCTCCTCCGATGACTTGAGCTCCGAGTGGATCAGAGGCACCTCCGGTCCCATCTGTTGTCGAATCAGGCGGGTTCTCAACTCCATCAACGTTGCCTTGTTCCTTGGCCGAAGACTCCTCGAGATCCTCCTCTGCTCCTTGTGGATTACTCGCGGGAACCTGTTCATTTGACTTATCCCTGCCATCTTCCTCAGCTGAAGAATCAGAAAGTTCGACCAGATCTTCAGGGTCCAATCCTGTCCCATCCTCCCCCAGTGGAAGAGTCGAATTCTCATCGTTAACCCCAAGTGTCGGAGTCGATGGCTCTTCTCACACCACGAGGTTGACTGCGACTGGGGCCGGGCTCAAAGCGACTGGAGTGGTCGTCGGTTCAGAAGCGTCTTCAGTCCTCTCGATCCCACTGACGTTGCCTCGTCCTTGGACGGAAGACCCCTCGAGGTCTCTTTCAGCCGGTTCGTTCGATCTCTCGATCGCATGATCACCCTGAGAACTCGTGGGAGTTTGGAGAATGGTCACGGTTCCGGCATCGATCAGATTTGTGTTTGACCCGTACGGGTCGATCGCTGCCAAATGGTTCTCATTCAAGAAAGGAGACGGAAGATGAAGTGGAGATAAGCAAAGAACCTCTTCGGGAATCCCGTCAACAATTAAGCGATTAGCCTCTTCTTCGAACTCTTTCTCCTGCTCGGTGAACAAGTCGATCGTTTCCTGCGGGATGTCGATCCCACTCTCCTTAAGCGCTTCGAGACACTTCTTCGTTCCGAAGGCCTGGCTCTGCAAGGATCTCGCCGTTTCAAAGTCACCACGACGTTTCTCGAGTTCTCGAATCTTGGTAAAACGCTGGTTGCACTTGACGATCATGGCCGTTTGAACGCGGATTTTCTCATGCGTGACCTCGTAACTCCGAGATTCCCTTGGCCCATTGATTACCTTCAGATGCCTTAAGGCCGTGGCGGCCTTCTCCTTCTCCCAAGCAGTTTTCTCTTCCTCCAGAGCAGCCTTCTCTCGTTCGAGTCCTCTGATCTTCTCGCCGACAGGCTTGAATTTGCCCTTCAGTTCCCCGAACTTCTCCACAACCTTCTCCTTCTGAGCCTTTTTCTCTGCGAGTAAACGACTTTGCTCCGCTGCAGCCTTGTCGATCGTCTCCTTAAATTCACTCGTTCTGCGATTGAGAACCGTGTCCTTCACTCGCACGAGCTTGTCAGCTTGCTTCAGCTTGGAGATAATCTCCTTGAGAGCCGTAACGTACATCTCGACAACGTAATTCATGCTCCCGTCACTCTGCACGAACAAAAGAAAAGGTTAAAACTAGAAACAAAGAGAGGGCGAGACAAGGAAAGTAATCCTCACCAGAATCTTAGTCCTCGCTGCGTCGACATAGGTATCTTTGAAGATGAGGTCTTTAACCAGCGGCATGTCTTTTGCGCCACCTCGGATTTGGCGAACTAGTTCAGCACATTCCGTTGGGGCATAAGCGAGCGGTGTGTCGCCATCATACTTGAACTCTACATGGTCCGGTAATTTGATTCGACCTCCCTTCGAGGCCGAACCGCTACACCTGGTCGCCGAAGACGCCGCTGGAGGAGATTTCTCGACAGAAGTAGGCGCGTCTCCCTCACGGGAATATTTTTTCTTCCTCTCCAACGGAACGCTTGGGGAGTCGTCCAACTCGACGCTAGTCTTAGCCGCGGCATTACGGTTAGAGCTATCGAGAGCAACGAGCTCTCGACCCCCCCCCCCCCCCNNNNNNNNNNNNNNNNNNNNNNNCCCCACGTCTCTGCTGGGCTCCGATCGCTCCTCAACACTCCTCTTCTTCTTCTTCTTCTCTTTCTTCTTCTTCTTCTTTGGAGGTTCATCGGATTCAGTCCCAGTGCGAGCCTCGACCGAAGCAGACGAACCAGGAGCGGACCTCTTCTTCTTATTACCGTCAGTCACCGACGGTTCAGCGGTCTCTCGATCGAAAGACTCTTGCACAGGTTCTTCCCTCGAAGGTTCGGTATTAACCGGGTCTGGAGTCAGTGCCGGCGGGATTACGAGAGACAGAGGCCCAGAAGAAGTCGTCTCGCCAGGAGTCGCAGAGGGTGTCTTCTTCGCTCCGCTCAACTTTTTCTTGATTAAAGCACTTAAGTTTGGAAGCTCTTTCATTTCCCTTGCTGCGTTGATCACCTTTTGCTCGGCGCGAGTGAATATATAGAACCGCTGTTTGTTGCCAGTAATCAACGGTAGCAGGTCAGATCTCCAGTCTCCTGCGAAAAATCGACGAGTAGGATCCAAGCAAACAGATGCATGCAAGGAAAAGTATATAATAAAACGCGCTAAAAGACTTACTCTTCGAGATCCTGTCGACGGCTCGCCGAATCCTCTCAATGGTGATACCCTTCCAACTTACTTGAGCAAGCGACGCGACAACACGAGCGTTAGCTACGAAGTCTTCGGGATAGATGGCTGTGTCTGGGTGGTCAACTGCAGTCAAACGCGAAACCGTCAGAAAGAAAAGAAAATGAGGGGCTATCGATAAACTATCAACAATACTCTACCAAGTTCACGATTCCATAAAAATTGAAAGGAATCGCCGGGCGGCTCTTCGAAGGCGAAACTGTCAAACTTGACGTAAAAGTAGAAGCACTGCCAGTTATTCGTCATGTTGGGATGATCGGCGATCACGTTGTATTTAGGCCTCATCTGGATCGAGTACAACCCATCCTCCATCGACTTAAGGTACGTCAACTCTTCGAACGTCCGCACGCTCATCGACACATTGATCTCTGCTGCCGTCACAATCAAGGCAACTGGGACACGGAGCGAACCGTTTAAGAATTGCCTTATCGCTGCGTCACGACGTCTTGCATAGGATGTGACGAGTCGGGGAATCGGAAACCAGAGCTTGGTCTCGTTCTGAAAGTATGACTCTTATACACATTGAAATCCCATCGGAGGGAACCACGGTCTCTGGGCTTCCGTCAGAATCAGAAAAGTTACTCCGGCTCCTCCACATGCTCTCAGCAAAATCTTCACGCAGCTAGGAGTCGAACGAGTCTTCTCAACGTTCTCCCACGATTGTCCCTCCACGGTCGGGGGACGTAACAGCTCCGTCGCCAACGCCGGGAGATCTTCAAAAATCCCTTCAAGATGGTAGCAGCACGGAACAAAATCAGTAGGAGAGATCTCTCATTCACTCGCTCCACCTTGACCATCTCTCGCACAATCTTGCGCGACAGACTCAACAACTGCCCTTTCCTCGCGAATCAGACGCGCTGACTCAGCAAGCAGGACCCGCTGAGGCGTATCCATATTCGTCGTGTCCATCATAGCTTCGCGGTGAATTGTCTCGAAATCAGAAGGGGAGTTCGACTCAACGACTCGCGCAGGACTCGATTCGGTCACCCTCGCCACCGCCTTCCCTTTATGTTCTCTGGAAAGCCTACCGCCCGACGACATTCTCAAAATCTAAGACTAAGAAGCTAGAGAGAGAAGCAGAGAGAAGGAGAGAGAAAATACCTGAGTCGGATGTAGAATGAAGAAAATGAAAGGCGAGAGGGATATTTATAAGGGGGGAGGCACCTCACGCCCCGAGGCGTCATCATTTGACCTATATGGGCCTAGATGGGCCCATTTAGGTGGGTGGAGCTCACCACGTTTCGCGACGGTTCAATTTCTCGAGGTAAACCAACACCGGTTTAGATCGAGATCGGCGGTCATAACCAAAACCAAGAAAAACCGTCGGTTCAGATCAAACCGACGAAATCACGGATCGCAAGCAAGCTGCTCGCATAGTCGAGGAGTCGAGTGAGATCGCGAGTCCCAAACAATTGGCTTGCAAACCCTGCTTCCAAATTCACTGAGTCGGCTACGCTACTCACCAGCGAACTGGGGTGACTTACTGTTGGTTATGGGCCTGACCCTCCCAAAAGGCCCACAAGATAATTGTCCTAACACCTGATCACAACAAAGAGACTTGGCTCGTCGACTCGCGAGCTAGCGACCGGCTCGACTCTGGACTGCTTTTAGCCGACGAAGCGAGAACCAGGAGTAGTCGGCTCGATGACTCGAGTAAACGGCCCGACATCCCAGCCCAGCCGTCGAAGAAGCCCACTAGGTCAAGACGAATTAGGTCAACAAGGAGCCATCTATTAAAATAGGGAGAGAGGCAACGATTAGGGGATCCGCAAATTGTTACACTCGCTTTCGGCTAGATCTAGGGTTTTACATCTTGATTCTCGCCGAACTTGTACGGTCCGACGAACCAGCTTTCGCCGGACTAATTCCATCGTTCTTTCCCTCTTTTTGTAACATCATTTCGACTCTTTGATCTAATAAAACTCGTCTTTGTCTTGACCCACCGACAAGAACTCGTCTCTCTCTCTTTACTAGTTTGTCGACAGATCTCGGTTCAAACAAATACAACTCTTTTAACCTACTTAATTGCTTAACTACGATATTGACTTAACAGTAATACTAGATTTTGACTTGTGTTTTCTAATCGAGTAAATATTTTTAAATAAATTTAATTTAACAAAAATGATTTTAAATTTCTTCTATTATTTATAGACATGTTTAAATTTTTATTTTTAATAGAAATATTTGCTTTTAAAATAAAATTAACCCATTTTGATTTTTATAACATTGTATACAAGTGTTAGAATTTAATAAACGGATTGTTAAAAAACGGAATTTTGTTTACTTATCTGATAGTCTAATTATTATTTATTTATGACAGTTCAATTTCTCTTTTTAACAAAAATGTATATTAAATTTCTTCAACAGAAATTACATTCACCGACAGTGAAATATTCAAATTCTACAAACTTGAATGTCTTAACAATTTAATTTTTGTATATATATATATATACATCATATTTTAATTCATTTCATAGTGAAATATGTTCTAATTAATTTTTGTTATCTGTTTTTTTTATTTTATATAGAAAACTTAAGATATTATATATGAAAATAAAAATTTGAGATTTTTGATAGTTTTTGGATTATACGATAATATTATATAATTTAATACTTATTATTTGCTATACTCATTGTTAGGATAAAATAAAATAGGGTTTTTTTTTTTGTAATAGTACAGAAACAAGAAGCAGTGTTGTAAAGCAAAAAGAATAGATCAAAAGTAATTTTTATTGATCTAGAACATGAATACAATGTATTTGTCTCGAAACCCTACAAGATGTGGAAGTCTTTGAAGAAATTCACCAGTAATTGAGTTATTATGATTAAAATTTCAAAGAACGCCACCAAAAATTTCTAGAGGTTTGAGATGAAAAAATATTTGGCATCGACTAGGAGAAGATGATGCAGCTTGTCTTCAAT includes:
- the LOC106297251 gene encoding transcription initiation factor TFIID subunit 11-like, coding for MNTLYFKSLFCEDLYKNPTKSLQDAIARSNNFIRMEKDTAAILKKMNATPKPTAPKAPEENDEKSPTAPKAPEARQEPRQHATCNKSNQQKNFVYVVEDKNPSGSTVVVREKGWNVWENDEKSQTPAAPSTSNPGMIEQNLWCSYHKSKAHDTRNCRHLVDALFSSYENGTANVELPKPRPNNTKRWSKNKEKKAQKNQDKAGARPRRAEDDKPEEQDEDEGEAQVEEEQPRNHRRVQVILARPSSSSDEEEDNKVRDSHEHSGKRPSKNSRPEGSYDLRSKLR
- the LOC106297252 gene encoding uncharacterized protein LOC106297252, which produces MGGLPPCGDSVWSVKDHRRQAVTSKEWPSKPENDPHITFSPDDPIGVHLPHNDPLLVEVGIAKYDVAKVLIDTGSSVDLIFRDTLDKMGVDLCDMNPSSRSLTGFNGDSETMIGTIKLPVYACGVTRTVKFSVIRTKSSYNAILGTPWLHSIKAISSTYHQCGKFPGPNGQLQTLRGYQKAARDLLIATVKMQQSTPCINAISKHIQPQKDEILEVTLDDSDQSKVVRVGAFLSEEMQRAIIDFLKQNASTFAWTTADMKRIDPAITSHELNVDLTIKPIRQKRRKLGPERSKAVNEEVERLLAASSIAEI